One window of the Labeo rohita strain BAU-BD-2019 chromosome 9, IGBB_LRoh.1.0, whole genome shotgun sequence genome contains the following:
- the slc35a5 gene encoding probable UDP-sugar transporter protein SLC35A5 has protein sequence MMAPSSSSSSSLCRCCCPCLRLCSRSSAYTLVLGLGFVTLGTSRILLLKFSANEENKYDFLPASVNLMAEAIKLVFCLVMSVRVVIREGRSYKDLGCSSGASFMRYMKWSVPAFLYFLDNLIIFYVMTYLQPAMAVLFSNIVIFTTAILFRVVLKRRLSWVQWASLIILFLSIVSLTTGSGDQHAIAVHGLHPSHISTPSNSCLKYTLPEPEHQNRNETYWNRELWDSQLIRRLNSFGLGYILLLLQCFISALANIYNEKILKEGEQLVESIFIQNSKLYMFGLIFNSLTLLLHSDYRDLMLHCGLLYGHNVFSVALVFVTAALGLSVAFILKFRDNMFHVLTGQITTVIVTAFSLFLFDFRPSMGFFLQAPVVLLAIFIYHSSKLKDPEYALQQERLRVINGEVFERSRGDGEELERLTKANTESESEEESF, from the exons ATGATGGCCCCGTCCTcatcctcttcctcttctttaTGTCGTTGCTGCTGTCCTTGCTTGCGACTGTGCTCGAGATCTTCAGCCTACACTTTGGTTCTGGGTCTGGGTTTTGTCACCTTGGGAACCAGTCGCATCCTATTACTAAAATTCTCAGCCAATGAAG AAAACAAGTATGACTTTCTTCCTGCATCTGTGAATTTGATGGCAGAGGCTATCAAACTAgtattttgtttagtgatgtcAGTAAGGGTGGTCATTCGAG AGGGCCGCTCTTATAAAGATTTGGGGTGTTCATCTGGTGCCTCTTTTATGCGCTACATGAAATGGTCTGTTCCTGCATTCCTCTACTTCCTTGATAACCTCATAATCTTCTATGTGATGACCTATCTCCAACCT GCCATGGCAGTATTGTTTTccaacattgttatttttacaaCAGCCATTCTCTTTCGAGTTGTTCTAAA GAGGCGCTTGTCTTGGGTGCAGTGGGCATCTTTGATCATTTTGTTCCTGTCGATTGTGTCATTGACGACTGGCAGTGGTGACCAGCATGCCATTGCCGTACATGGCCTCCACCCATCCCACATTTCCACCCCTTCCAACAGCTGCCTAAAATACACCCTTCCCGAGCCAGAGCATCAGAACCGTAATGAAACATACTGGAATCGTGAGCTGTGGGACAGCCAGCTCATCCGCAGGCTGAACAGCTTCGGCCTGGGTTACATCCTACTGCTGCTGCAATGCTTCATCTCTGCACTGGCCAACATCTACAACGAGAAGATCCTCAAGGAAGGGGAACAGCTAGTGGAGAGCATCTTCATCCAGAACAGCAAGTTGTACATGTTCGGTTTGATCTTCAACAGCCTCACGCTCCTCCTGCACTCTGACTACCGTGACCTGATGCTACACTGCGGCCTCCTTTATGGACACAATGTCTTCTCCGTCGCACTGGTCTTCGTCACAGCCGCCCTAGGCTTGTCGGTGGCCTTCATACTTAAGTTCCGGGATAACATGTTCCATGTGCTTACGGGCCAGATCACCACAGTCATCGTCACTGCGTTCTCTCTCTTCCTGTTTGACTTTCGCCCATCGATGGGTTTCTTCCTGCAGGCGCCTGTAGTACTGCTAGCCATCTTTATCTACCACAGCAGCAAATTAAAGGATCCAGAGTATGCACTACAGCAGGAGAGGCTCAGGGTCATCAATGGCGAGGTGTTTGAGAGGTCAAGAGGG gaTGGTGAAGAGTTGGAAAGACTAACCAAGGCTAACACAGAGAGTGAATCTGAAGAAGAATCCTTCTGA